The Arabidopsis thaliana chromosome 5, partial sequence genomic interval TCCTCTTTACCACATTACACCCTCGAGATCTCCAATGGTGGAAGATCAAACTACTTTCTCAATAACGTCAAGATTATAAGCCGCAACATATGTAGCTTAGGCTCTATCAAATGTCATGGAATCGACGGTATACTACAATCTCCAAGTACTGTCGACGACGATTCTCCTCGAAATAATCACACATTACCCTTCATTTCTTGCCCTAGCAGTCACAACAATAGTGACCAAAATAGTCATAACAATAGTGATCAAAATAGTTCTCGTCCTGCTGATCATACTCTTACCGCTCCTCCTCCAGTCAGCAGTCCGATTAGCCAGCCAAAATCAGATTCTCCTAGCATCCATGACGTGAAAATGCTGACTTCGATCGTTATTCCTTTGTTTGGATTATTAGCGAGTTTGATCGGCATGTGAAGTATAATACTGCACATACCACATATAACACTTAGTTACGTTGTGTCATTGTGTGTAATAGTACTCTCTTGTTATAGTTTATATTTACTATATacatgtaaaagaaaaaaaacgatgaACCTTATTGTAACAATCAGTTAAATTAtgagtttagtttttaaatttcctttataatatttctttaGAGACTTTCCTCCAAAATTATTTGTCTGACAACCCTTTCATTGTACTCGGCCTGGTTagatataaataataaacttATGCTTACAAGTTTTACATGATACTATCTATTAtggtatatattaataaaacaatattatatttaaaaataaatcacacaaattatacactaaaaaaatttgaactttataaaatgataacttatttttctaaaatgaaattataacttttgttaaaaacaagaaacaaaattatttaaaacgtCTATCAAATGAGTCGGGTATTCGGGTCAAGTATCCAGACAATTGGGTAAAACCGACCCAAGATCtaaagtcttttgttttcctttccTTTCGCAGAGAAACCCTACTAAAACCTTTGGCAACTTTCTCTGCCTCCATTTCTATGGATTCGAATTTCTTGTTCATCAAGCCAATTTCGTCCTCTTAAATCCTCTTTAcaccaatttttaaaatccccTTAAAATCGGTAAGAACCCTAGTCTATTCTCTCTTCATTTCTCATTCCCTTTCGAGGAGACAAATGGCTCAGAAAATTGCGATTGGTGTGATCTCAGCCCTAGCTGCCTCCGCTTCTCTCGCGCCGTCGAAATTCGCTGCTGCAGATGGACCTTTCACTTTCTCTGGCTTCTCCACTTCTCCGTCTGCTTCGATTCCTCAGCAGCAAGGTTCTACTCCGCCGGCGTCGGAATCTGGGAAAGAACCGTCTGTTGCTGGCGAAGAATCTGATGCTCCTCCTCGGATTCGGAACAATAATCCGAGAACAACTTCAGCTGGGTTTGATCCGGAAGCGTTGGAGCGAGGAGCAAAGGCCTTGAAAGGGATCAACAACTCAGCTCATGCCAAAAAGGTCTTAAGAACTAACCCAATTCTGTTATTTATAGAAGCTATACATAGATACTTCCGACTAGAGATTCTCAAGTAGATAAGAGTTGTGTATGGTGTAGCCAATGGAAGATAAGTTCGAGCTATTAAGTTTTCTCTAGTAGTATTCTGGGATGgatgtcaatttttttttcctgtgtTTATCAGTCATGCTTGGCCTCACGATTGATGATTTGGTTTCTGATAGGTATTTGAAAGTATTAAGACTCGAGAAGAGACGAGGCAGGCTGAGTTTACCGCTAAGGCGCAGGAGTTTAAAGCTATGCAATCCCAAGCTGAAGCTGTGAGTTTAAAGCTATCTATCTTTGTGTTTTAGTTACTTATATCGTATAGGTGTTCTTTCGTAGAACCTACCAGAATCAACTTTGCAGCGACATTGTAACTATATCCGTTGCTGTTACATTTTTGTTGCATCATTCATTATTTTACTTTGAAGATTCTTGTTTTGTAAAGTTATGTTCCTGACATTTTCCATTTCGCAGGAGAGGCAAAGGGTGATATATGAGGAACAGAAGAAACTTGCTCAGCACCAAGCACAAACAAAATCACAGATGGCCCGCTATGAAGATGAGTTAGCAAGAAAAAGGATGCAGGCATGCGATTCtacatatactttttatttatttatttaacattgGGAAATTTTATTCTCTCCAACAACTTATGCTGTGTATCTTGTTACAGGCTGAGAATGAAGCCCAGAGGACAAGAAACCAAGAACTTGTGAAAATGCAAGAAGAATCAGCAATTAGGCGGGAAGTAGCTCGACGAGCTACTGAGGAAGAGATTCAAGCCCAGAGACGACAGACAGAGAGGGAGAAAGCTGAGATTGAACGTGAGACAATCAGGGTCAAAGCTATGGCAGAAGCTGAAGGGAGAGCTCGTGAATCAAAGCTTTCTGAGGATGTCAACAGGAGAATGCTTGTTGATCGTGCAAATgcagaaagagagaaatgggtTTCTGCCATCAATACTACCTTCGATCATATTGGAGGTCAGACATTAGTGATAAACAGTATCTCTCTATcgttttttttcattcattgTAGAAGCTTTCCTGTGGCAGTTTACCCTGGTAGTAATTAGAGTCTAGAAGTATTTATAATAGGCATGTGACTCTCTTAAATACTTCTATGACTACacttttaaataaatgattgaCTCTTTACCCGTTTTCCTAGGGGGGTTGCGTACCATTCTAACAGATCAAAATAAGCTAATTGTTGCTGTTGGAGGTCTAACCGCTCTTGCAGCTGGGATCTACACAACGAGGTAAAGACTAAAAATGGTTGAGAAAAAGTGCCACTCATGAGTTCTTGTCGTTAAAGGTTGAGGAACTCAGTCATCTTATAGATTGCTTGTTGCAGAGAAGGTGCCAAGGTTATCTGGAGCTACGTAGATAGAATATTAGGACAACCTTCTCTAATTAGAGAATCATCGAGAGGAAAGTACCCTTGGTCTGGTTCTGCTTCTCGTGTCTTGTCCACATTGCGGGGTGGTGGTAAGGAGTCTACTTCCAAAACTGGAAAAGGGTTTGGTGATGTTATCTTGCGCCCTGCTCTTGAAAAGAGAATCGAACAGCTAGCTAATGCAACTGCCAACACAAAAGCCCACCAAGCACCTTTCCGAAATATACTTTTCTACGGTCCACCAGGAACAGGGAAGACAATGGCTGCCCGAGAGCTGGCTCGAAGATCTGTATGTATTCCCTACATTTCTGATGCTTACAGTTATTATATCATGTATGAAGAGTAATGCATTTTTCAGATCAAGATCTTAGTTCTAGGTTATACATGGGCATTAAAATTGTAGAGTCTCAGGCTTGTTACTTCAATAATCACTTACGTACTTTGATCTGTTACCATTCAGGGTCTAGATTATGCATTGATGACGGGTGGAGATGTTGCTCCACTTGGAGCTCAGGCTGTAACAAAGATACACCAACTGTTTGACTGGTCCAAAAAATCTAAGAGAGGCTTGTTGCTCTTCATCGATGAAGCCGATGCATTTCTGTGCGAGTAAGTCGCAAATCAGATGCTGATGATAATTAAACTTAACTCCGGCGTTTGAGTTATTAATGTGTTGATTTGATTGCAAATTTGACAGGCGGAACAAAACATACATGAGCGAAGCCCAAAGGAGTGCACTAAATGCCCTCCTCTTCCGTACGGGTGACCAGTCCAAAGACATAGTCCTAGCGCTTGCCACAAACAGACCTGGTGATCTAGACTCAGCAGTGGCTGACCGTATCGATGAGACTCTTGAATTCCCCTTGCCTGGAGAAGAAGAGCGCTTCAAGCTTCTAAACCTCTACCTAGAGAAGTACATATCTAAGACGAATCTAAAAAAGCCGGGTTTGCTCCAAAGCCTTTTCAAAAAAGAGCAGCAGACAATTGAGATAAAAGGCGTTACTGAGGATCTCCTGAAAGAAGCTGCCGCCAAAACAAAAGGGTTTTCGGGTAGAGAAATCGCGAAATTGATGGCAAGCGTTCAAGCTGCTGTGTATGGAAGCGCAAACTGCTTATTGGACGCAAACCTTTTCAGAGAGGTCATTGATTACAAAGTCGCAGAGCATcaacagagaaaaaaactagCTGGAACCGATGCAGGtaacaagaagaaatgatATCATAAAAACTTATCATCAACACAGGTATCTGCAGGTGTAGATTTGAACAAGACTTAAAGACTCAAAACCCTGAGCATTATTCTCAAATGGGTTTAGGCAGGAAAAGCTTTCTTATTTCCAAATTGTTTCTCCCTGTGATTCTAAAGGTGAGATATCTATGACTGCttcagaatcttcttcttttttttcctttcttagCCATTACCATCTTGAGTTGATCTTGTCATATCACTCCTTGGAAAACGAGGCAATACCAGTCTTTTTGTGCGACATTTCCCAGTTCTGACCATCATAGCTTTTGACCTCGATGTGAGCCAGTGTCCCCGACTTGACACACTTAACTGTGACAGCGACTCCATCAGGGTTAGACCTCGGGATATAAAACGATGTGATCCCACAAACCTTGCAGAAGGTATGTTTGGCCGTGTGAGTCCCAAAAGTGTAAGTAGTAATGAAGTCCTTTGAGTCATCAAGAAGCTCAAAGTTGCTTGAAGGAACAATAAAGTGAACATTGCCTCTCATTGAACAATCTGAGCAGTTGCAGCTCCAAGCAATCACACTTCTTGCTGCTTTAACTCTCCATTTGATTTTCCCACAATGACATCCACCTTCATGAAATATTAACTCTGATTCCATTCCTAATTATTGCTGAAATCTACAATCACTCCATCAGTTTAAGAATTTAgccagaaaaaaagaaatatgatcAGCAATAGTTGATTTAAAGAAACGAGAAGATAAAATAGATTCGAACCAGATTTTGTTGACCAGTGTGTTTATTTCGCGATCGATGAAGATTCTCAGATTTTGTTCAGACGAGATGCGTCTACGAATATGTGAGCGAGACTTTTTCCTTCCACAAACTAAACTTATCGGGCTAAGATCAGCTTTAGTGGGCTTAAAGGATCTTTTATTGGGCCCAATATATGtcaattcttcattttttgataaaatttctGAAGAGGTAGTGACACTGCCCTAATTGACCATCATCAAAGACTAAGATCACCACTTTGATCCAGTTGAAACTGAAATTGAGATTTCTTACGGCAATTCGTTGGGCGATTCAAAATGGCAAGTGAGGGAGCAAAGGATCCATGGAAAGGAGAAGAGTGGGGAACTGAGAatgagaagacgaagaagccAACAACAAGTGGTGTGAAAACGGTGACGAGAGCGAGGAAACAAATACCGAGGGGACTTGAAGACAAGTACGAAGCTTACTTCCTCCCGCGAAAGCCATGGCCAAGGGCTCTTGCCTACTATGGAAGTTTCATCCTTGGTGGGATCGGTGCTGGTATGGTTATTGAAGCTTGGATCAACAAAAAAGTCAAAGAAGATGGAGGAGTCATTTGGGAATTCGACAAGTGATGATAGATAAGTATGTAAGGAACATCTAGAGAGAGTGTCTCCCTTAACACAAATCCGTAGATtggattattttgtttgttccaGAATTCAGAATTTGTGGAATATCAGAAATCGATTGATATAATTCTGTTACCATAATGCATTGAAGATGTTCGACGAAATGCTTCATGTTACAATTCGgtaaattaaggttacataATGCCTTATGATTTTTTGATTTTACCACCTCAAGTCTGAatgatttcttcatctttcgaAGAGAAAACTTAAACGCAATTTGCTGTATTCAGAGGGAGAATGTAAGCAACAGAGAGATTTTGctgtaattaaaaatattcatgaCACTATTCTTTAAGAACTTGAAATCTCAAGTTCAACGAATTCAGTAAAGGCAAGTCTGGTTTGACCAACAAATGAGCAAGTCTACAATATGAAGACACTGACTATAAGTTAAGGTCTTCTACCTCCGAAACATACCGGAACTTTGAAGCGTCCTACCTTACTCCGCAATGATCGGAGAATTCTTCACCATCTCCCATATCTTTGCTGAGTTTTTCAGCCATTCGCGTTCGGAGACTGG includes:
- a CDS encoding krueppel-like factor (unknown protein; Has 1807 Blast hits to 1807 proteins in 277 species: Archae - 0; Bacteria - 0; Metazoa - 736; Fungi - 347; Plants - 385; Viruses - 0; Other Eukaryotes - 339 (source: NCBI BLink).), producing the protein MASEGAKDPWKGEEWGTENEKTKKPTTSGVKTVTRARKQIPRGLEDKYEAYFLPRKPWPRALAYYGSFILGGIGAGMVIEAWINKKVKEDGGVIWEFDK
- a CDS encoding AAA-type ATPase family protein (AAA-type ATPase family protein; FUNCTIONS IN: nucleoside-triphosphatase activity, ATPase activity, nucleotide binding, ATP binding; LOCATED IN: endomembrane system; EXPRESSED IN: 16 plant structures; EXPRESSED DURING: 9 growth stages; CONTAINS InterPro DOMAIN/s: ATPase, AAA+ type, core (InterPro:IPR003593), ATPase, AAA-type, core (InterPro:IPR003959), Protein of unknown function DUF3523 (InterPro:IPR021911); BEST Arabidopsis thaliana protein match is: P-loop containing nucleoside triphosphate hydrolases superfamily protein (TAIR:AT3G03060.1); Has 30201 Blast hits to 17322 proteins in 780 species: Archae - 12; Bacteria - 1396; Metazoa - 17338; Fungi - 3422; Plants - 5037; Viruses - 0; Other Eukaryotes - 2996 (source: NCBI BLink).) — encoded protein: MAQKIAIGVISALAASASLAPSKFAAADGPFTFSGFSTSPSASIPQQQGSTPPASESGKEPSVAGEESDAPPRIRNNNPRTTSAGFDPEALERGAKALKGINNSAHAKKVFESIKTREETRQAEFTAKAQEFKAMQSQAEAERQRVIYEEQKKLAQHQAQTKSQMARYEDELARKRMQAENEAQRTRNQELVKMQEESAIRREVARRATEEEIQAQRRQTEREKAEIERETIRVKAMAEAEGRARESKLSEDVNRRMLVDRANAEREKWVSAINTTFDHIGGGLRTILTDQNKLIVAVGGLTALAAGIYTTREGAKVIWSYVDRILGQPSLIRESSRGKYPWSGSASRVLSTLRGGGKESTSKTGKGFGDVILRPALEKRIEQLANATANTKAHQAPFRNILFYGPPGTGKTMAARELARRSGLDYALMTGGDVAPLGAQAVTKIHQLFDWSKKSKRGLLLFIDEADAFLCERNKTYMSEAQRSALNALLFRTGDQSKDIVLALATNRPGDLDSAVADRIDETLEFPLPGEEERFKLLNLYLEKYISKTNLKKPGLLQSLFKKEQQTIEIKGVTEDLLKEAAAKTKGFSGREIAKLMASVQAAVYGSANCLLDANLFREVIDYKVAEHQQRKKLAGTDAGNKKK
- a CDS encoding carbon-sulfur lyase (carbon-sulfur lyases; FUNCTIONS IN: carbon-sulfur lyase activity; INVOLVED IN: metabolic process; LOCATED IN: cellular_component unknown; EXPRESSED IN: 22 plant structures; EXPRESSED DURING: 13 growth stages; CONTAINS InterPro DOMAIN/s: Glutathione-dependent formaldehyde-activating, GFA (InterPro:IPR006913); Has 1807 Blast hits to 1807 proteins in 277 species: Archae - 0; Bacteria - 0; Metazoa - 736; Fungi - 347; Plants - 385; Viruses - 0; Other Eukaryotes - 339 (source: NCBI BLink).), whose translation is MESELIFHEGGCHCGKIKWRVKAARSVIAWSCNCSDCSMRGNVHFIVPSSNFELLDDSKDFITTYTFGTHTAKHTFCKVCGITSFYIPRSNPDGVAVTVKCVKSGTLAHIEVKSYDGQNWEMSHKKTGIASFSKE
- a CDS encoding Fasciclin-like arabinogalactan family protein (Fasciclin-like arabinogalactan family protein; FUNCTIONS IN: molecular_function unknown; LOCATED IN: endomembrane system; EXPRESSED IN: leaf whorl, sepal, flower, seed; EXPRESSED DURING: petal differentiation and expansion stage, E expanded cotyledon stage; CONTAINS InterPro DOMAIN/s: FAS1 domain (InterPro:IPR000782); BEST Arabidopsis thaliana protein match is: Fasciclin-like arabinogalactan family protein (TAIR:AT5G26730.1); Has 30201 Blast hits to 17322 proteins in 780 species: Archae - 12; Bacteria - 1396; Metazoa - 17338; Fungi - 3422; Plants - 5037; Viruses - 0; Other Eukaryotes - 2996 (source: NCBI BLink).); translation: MRAIQTHVITFCMLVIIVTSSTRAQKSPHVPNNHELSIAIEEMEKANYFSFVMLINMLPSVNPRFLANVTFLMPKDKTLSTSNIINQQDSVTEFLLRHSIPSSLLFEHLNLIPNGSIVPSSLPHYTLEISNGGRSNYFLNNVKIISRNICSLGSIKCHGIDGILQSPSTVDDDSPRNNHTLPFISCPSSHNNSDQNSHNNSDQNSSRPADHTLTAPPPVSSPISQPKSDSPSIHDVKMLTSIVIPLFGLLASLIGM